From one Thamnophis elegans isolate rThaEle1 chromosome 7, rThaEle1.pri, whole genome shotgun sequence genomic stretch:
- the LOC116510928 gene encoding C-type lectin domain family 12 member B-like, protein MQQSEKCYLFRNREMNWHSSRNLCQNENADLMVVRNKDQRPFLKFHTSMHYYLDPKTKEYDKFWIGLAYDIVERRWLWLDGTAYTPKRFAKLGDHGCAYIQNGSFRSQPCSEVAKSICETTVQFGWSP, encoded by the exons ATGCAACAAAGCGAGAAATGCTACCTCTTCCGGAACAGAGAAATGAACTGGCACTCCAGCCGAAACCTCTGCCAGAATGAGAACGCGGACCTGATGGTGGTCAGAAACAAGGATCAGAGG CCGTTCCTGAAGTTTCATACCTCTATGCATTATTACCTGGATCCGAAGACGAAGGAATACGACAAATTCTGGATTGGTTTGGCCTACGATATCGTGGAAAGGAGATGGCTGTGGTTAGATGGAACTGCTTACACGCCCAAACG ATTCGCGAAGCTGGGCGACCATGGCTGTGCCTACATCCAGAATGGCAGCTTCCGCTCCCAGCCTTGCAGTGAAGTAGCCAAAAGCATTTGCGAGACAACcgtccagtttggatggagcccGTAG